In the genome of Notamacropus eugenii isolate mMacEug1 chromosome 5, mMacEug1.pri_v2, whole genome shotgun sequence, one region contains:
- the SF3B1 gene encoding splicing factor 3B subunit 1 isoform X4 gives MAKIAKTHEDIEAQIREIQGKKAALDEDQGVGLDSTGYYDQEIYGGNDSRFAGYVTSIAATELEDDDDDYSSSTSLLGQKKSGYQPTVALLNDIPQSTEQYDPFAEHRPPKIADREDEYKKHRRTMIISPERLDPFADGCYSAA, from the exons ATATTGAAGCACAGATTCGAGAAATCCAAGGGAAGAAGGCAGCTCTTGATGAAGATCAAGGAGTTGGCCTTGATTCTACAGGTTATTATGACCAAGAAATTTATGGTGGTAATGACAGCAGATTTGCTGGCTATGTGACATCAATTGCTGCAACTGAATTAGAAGAT gATGATGATGACTATTCCTCATCTACTAGCCTGCTTGGCCAGAAGAAGTCAGGATACCAACCCACAGTGGCATTGCTTAATGACATACCACAGTCAACAGAACAg TATGACCCATTTGCTGAACACCGCCCTCCAAAGATTGCAGACCGTGAAGATGAATATAAAAAGCACAGGCGAACTATGATAATTTCTCCAGAGCGTCTTGATCCTTTTGCAGATG GCTGCTATTCTGCTGCTTGA